Genomic window (Candidatus Dadabacteria bacterium):
GTCAGCAATACATGAAGATTGGACGAACAAGATTGAATCATCGATTTTCACAGGAATCTTTTTTCTGCAACCGGACAAACTTAAGGCCAGAGGAATCTAGATGATTGCAAGGAACTTCGAGTCTTTGACGGAAGAAGGAGAGCCTGAGGAATACGGGCTTCGCAGTCGGTGTTGGCACCGTCTGAGAGCAGGAACACTCAGGGTGCCCGGCTTCTTCTCCCGCCTGGACTTCACTTGCAGCGCCGCGGGGCTGTTTCTGCTTACATGCGCCGTGCTGCTTTTGGCAGGCGGTTGCGGTGGAGGTGCGGAAGATGGCGCACATCCCCCTACAGTACCGCGTGGCCCAGCTCCGCCCACAAGGCCAAATCCGATTGAACTTGAATTTCGACCGACGGATCTCGGGTCTCCAGATGCGTCGGATGGCGAAGACTACCGAGACGCTGAATTCATGGCCCATTGGGGATTGGACGCCATCTCCGCCGATGAGGCTTACGGCCGGGGGTATTTTGGTCAGGGAGTGACCATTGCGGTGGCGGATGACGGTATGGACCTCACTCATCCGGACTTGGCCGTAGACGGCAGGATCAGGGCACCGTGGCATATTCGCAAGCGGAACAATATGGTGAGTGAAGCCTATAGGGAGGGAGTACACGGTACCTACGTGGCTATGATTGCGGCTGGGGCAAGGGGCAATGCCGACGGGAATTTTGAGATAACTGTTGATGATGGCGCGCGAATACCTACCAAGAACATTCATGGAGTCGCGCCGGAGGCTTCGGTCATGCCGATAGCAATGGAAGGTGGCGCGAATCCTGTGGTCGCAATGCGATACGCGGTTGAGAATGAAGCACAGGTGCTGAATCTTAGCATAGGGGTGGGGGCTCCTTCTACTTTATCTGCTCCTGTTCCCTGCAATTACGGGAAATACGAGGGGAGAGAAGGCATATGGCTTACCTGTAAAGGCCTGCCGTATTTCAGACCCCTTCTGGTGGAAGACCTGGGTCTGACAGGAGAGTTTGCCGATCTAGCTCTGACGCTTGAAGGTAAGGATATTGTCTTTGTGTGGGCGGCCGGCAACGATGAGTGGAATTCTGAAAGTGATTTCCGTGTT
Coding sequences:
- a CDS encoding S8 family serine peptidase is translated as MIARNFESLTEEGEPEEYGLRSRCWHRLRAGTLRVPGFFSRLDFTCSAAGLFLLTCAVLLLAGGCGGGAEDGAHPPTVPRGPAPPTRPNPIELEFRPTDLGSPDASDGEDYRDAEFMAHWGLDAISADEAYGRGYFGQGVTIAVADDGMDLTHPDLAVDGRIRAPWHIRKRNNMVSEAYREGVHGTYVAMIAAGARGNADGNFEITVDDGARIPTKNIHGVAPEASVMPIAMEGGANPVVAMRYAVENEAQVLNLSIGVGAPSTLSAPVPCNYGKYEGREGIWLTCKGLPYFRPLLVEDLGLTGEFADLALTLEGKDIVFVWAAGNDEWNSESDFRVPMCGKNRIKPDEEGCPLGELVHTTKQDFMENFRWIHDADNPELTVSFREMWGTECGEDSCVEYNSPGGWKEAPRFEPGLLGKWVVVAASDRNGAISGFSNGCGAARNWCLVAPGEGLTINPGDSHGLRGTSFAAPMVSGALAVLKSRFPDMPMEVVQAILLVSADPVGIREDNPEEPDPVYGWGRLNLGEAVIKQDTVRLPYSVPGTAGVTRAIFPGSYQRSLFPSSVQTYAGSQDRSLRQGQCVSPYEIIRRYQNRNGRPQQMIGRNGV